From Natronogracilivirga saccharolytica:
TGATGAGAACGATTTATTTAAGTCTGCAATTTACAGGTATAAAGATCATCTCAGATAACGGCGTCATGATACAAAGAAATATGCTCAACTTCTTTTTCAAAACACCCGGCATATACGGTTAATAACCGACAGTATCAGGCGAATCTGCATTTTGCACTCAAAATGTGATGAAGTTATTTGCCATAACCCCTGAAATTGAAATCAGCATGTGGTACTTATAGATATGGGACTAAAGCTTGACAAAAAACAAGCCTATGAACTCTCTACTGTGGTGGCCGATGGCGAGGCTACCCGTGAAGAAAGAGAGGCTTTTTTTTCATTCATTGAAGATAATCCGGATGTACGGGCTTATTATGAAGAAGAGCTATGGGTGAAACAGCTTGTCAGGGAAAAGGTGATTTTTGATAAAACACCCGAACATCTGAGAAAAGCGATTGAAGAAAAACTTAACGCTGTATCGGGCAACTCCGAATATTATGATGAAAGCCCTGTGGAAATAGAATATCCGGCAAATACCGGATTGATGACTCCCGGAAAGCGATTTGCTGCGATTTCTTCCATTGCCGCTGTATTTATAGCGGGATTGATACTATTTGTCAGTCAGTGGTTTTTCACGGATGAACAGGCGGCAGCCACATCTGATCTTCCGTCCCTTGAAAAACACGTTCTGGAACATTTTTCAACATTTGACAGGCATGAGATGCCCCCGGAGATTAGCGCTACTTCCCGGGAAAATATCGGAAATCATCTGGCCGAGAACTTTAATATTTCCATCACTGTGCCCGAACTGGCAAATACCAGCATTTCCGGAGCTGCATACACAGAATTTGTCAATGACTATCACATTCCCCTTCTTCAATACAAAATGGATGATGAAGATTTCATCTACATATATGCTTTCAAGGTGTCTGATCTTGAAAACCATTTGAAGAGAAACCCGGAAGCCGTCAAAGAATGTATAAGCAAGGATGATTATCACATTTCGAATGTAGACGGTTATGATGTCGTTTCCTGGAAATGGGACGATGTCTGGTATGTCGGAATTTCGCGTCACGAAGGGGAAAAATTGGCCAGCCTGCTTCCTAAGTAAGGACATAATAATCAAATGGAAACATCGAATCCATCCCCGCCGGGATGTTCATTCGCTGTCTTGCAGTCCGTCGCAAATTGAAGTGACATGCGGAGAAAAGGATTCCTGAAAAAACTCGAAGTATACGGTATCTCCTGTTCGCTCAAGTACCCTTGCTTCTTTTATAACCTGCTGATACGTCCTGTAGCAGTCCAAAGCCCGGGCCCCTTTTTCAATATCTTCACCTGACAG
This genomic window contains:
- a CDS encoding anti-sigma factor family protein, yielding MVLIDMGLKLDKKQAYELSTVVADGEATREEREAFFSFIEDNPDVRAYYEEELWVKQLVREKVIFDKTPEHLRKAIEEKLNAVSGNSEYYDESPVEIEYPANTGLMTPGKRFAAISSIAAVFIAGLILFVSQWFFTDEQAAATSDLPSLEKHVLEHFSTFDRHEMPPEISATSRENIGNHLAENFNISITVPELANTSISGAAYTEFVNDYHIPLLQYKMDDEDFIYIYAFKVSDLENHLKRNPEAVKECISKDDYHISNVDGYDVVSWKWDDVWYVGISRHEGEKLASLLPK